One segment of Streptomyces bathyalis DNA contains the following:
- a CDS encoding ATP-binding SpoIIE family protein phosphatase, with protein sequence MNFTRWSARLPGTQRRNSAAQAARATAAQAREASAGDGADGDSDTAAPADDAAPASAGTVPAARAERRDATPVDGVDADCPATRPGRTAPSPESTSSTPARTSSEASGTTGASSAHVTRSIDALSVHDLLGQVPALAAVVHGADHRIAYINDAYIAVFGHRTQGDAARDALPELVELGLLPLMDQVLRSGKPRTVKSRRVPRTADSRDSRDAFYTFTCTPITADGENGVLIFAAEVTDQVEAAERLRASERRQREAAVTLQRSLLPQELEQPDDLRVAATYQPGGTEAAVGGDWYDVITLGAGRTALVIGDVMGRGVRAAAVMGQLRTAVRAYARLDLPPHEVLQLLDGLAAEIDPSQIATCVYAVHDPNEGLLHYASAGHPPIIVRDADGTVQRAPEPTGPPLGTGGWVHTSNSLPLPPGGSAVLYTDGLVERRDADIDAGVSKLERAFAGATGSPDIVCDRLLRSLGITAEHDDDVAVLVLQHPARTGHDAELFHNAALDLLGGTEAAPRARAFASGVLSSWRFPRELHDLGVLAASELVANSLQHGTPPMRLRLRRTDRRLIVEVTDGDEHLPRRRAADAVDEAGRGISIVATIASAWGSRRTPGGGKSVWCEFTLPTT encoded by the coding sequence GTGAATTTCACGCGCTGGAGCGCCCGACTGCCCGGCACACAGCGGCGCAACTCGGCAGCGCAGGCAGCGAGGGCAACAGCAGCGCAGGCGCGCGAGGCGTCCGCCGGGGACGGTGCCGACGGCGACAGCGACACTGCCGCCCCCGCCGATGATGCGGCACCCGCAAGCGCAGGAACTGTCCCCGCGGCGCGGGCCGAGCGCCGCGACGCCACGCCCGTGGACGGAGTGGATGCCGACTGCCCGGCCACCCGGCCGGGCCGGACCGCCCCGTCCCCTGAGTCCACTTCCTCCACCCCGGCCCGTACGAGCAGCGAAGCATCCGGAACCACCGGGGCCTCCAGCGCGCATGTAACCCGCAGCATCGATGCGCTGTCCGTGCACGATCTGCTCGGCCAGGTCCCCGCTCTGGCCGCCGTCGTACATGGCGCCGACCACCGCATCGCCTACATCAATGACGCCTACATCGCTGTCTTCGGTCACCGGACCCAGGGCGACGCCGCCCGCGACGCCCTCCCCGAACTCGTCGAGCTCGGCCTGCTTCCCCTGATGGACCAGGTGCTGCGCAGCGGCAAGCCCCGCACCGTCAAGTCGCGCCGGGTACCCCGCACAGCCGACTCGCGTGACAGCCGGGATGCCTTCTACACCTTCACCTGCACTCCCATCACCGCAGACGGCGAGAACGGCGTGCTGATCTTCGCCGCCGAAGTCACCGACCAGGTCGAAGCCGCCGAGCGGCTGCGCGCCAGCGAACGCCGCCAGCGCGAGGCCGCCGTCACGCTCCAGCGCAGCCTGCTGCCCCAAGAACTGGAGCAGCCTGACGATCTGCGGGTCGCCGCCACATACCAGCCGGGCGGTACGGAAGCGGCCGTCGGTGGCGACTGGTACGACGTCATCACCCTCGGCGCCGGCCGCACGGCGCTCGTCATCGGCGACGTCATGGGCCGCGGCGTACGCGCCGCGGCCGTGATGGGCCAACTCCGCACCGCCGTACGCGCATACGCCCGCCTCGACCTCCCCCCGCACGAGGTCCTGCAGCTGCTGGACGGGCTGGCCGCCGAGATCGACCCCAGCCAGATCGCCACCTGCGTATACGCCGTGCACGACCCCAACGAGGGGCTCCTGCACTACGCCTCCGCAGGCCACCCGCCGATCATCGTGCGCGATGCGGACGGCACGGTCCAGCGTGCCCCCGAACCGACCGGACCCCCGCTGGGCACGGGCGGCTGGGTGCACACCTCCAACTCGCTGCCGCTCCCGCCCGGAGGTTCCGCCGTTCTCTACACCGACGGCCTCGTCGAACGGCGCGACGCCGACATCGACGCCGGAGTCTCCAAGCTTGAACGAGCCTTCGCAGGCGCCACCGGCTCCCCCGACATCGTCTGCGACCGCCTGCTGCGCTCACTCGGCATCACCGCGGAACACGACGACGATGTGGCCGTCCTCGTCCTCCAGCACCCAGCCCGTACCGGCCACGACGCGGAGCTGTTTCACAACGCCGCCCTCGACCTGCTCGGCGGCACCGAAGCAGCCCCTCGCGCCCGTGCGTTCGCCTCCGGAGTGCTCTCGTCCTGGCGATTCCCGAGGGAGCTGCACGACCTCGGCGTACTGGCAGCCAGCGAACTCGTCGCCAACTCCCTCCAGCACGGCACCCCGCCGATGCGCCTGCGCCTGCGCCGTACGGACCGGCGTCTCATCGTCGAGGTCACCGACGGCGACGAGCACCTGCCGCGACGGCGCGCCGCCGATGCCGTGGACGAAGCGGGACGCGGTATCTCCATCGTCGCCACCATCGCCTCGGCATGGGGTTCGAGAAGGACCCCCGGAGGAGGCAAGTCGGTGTGGTGCGAATTCACCCTCCCGACGACCTGA
- a CDS encoding MFS transporter — MGAALRRIQFGNALAAFGNGFTAPFLFVYASRVRGLGDGTAGAVLAVFAVVALVVLPFTGRVIDRRGPMPVAFVGSAFGMVGALGFGISESAASALASSALMGAGVAVLQPALATMIVSCSTTVTRSRAFATQFFLNNLGLGVGGLLGGLMVDEHRPATFTLLFVIEAAMFVVLATVLATVRLPLPRTGEMDAHAAAARESAGGNWSVLLRDRPMVLLCVLGFVLFFACYGQFESGLSAYAVEVTRISTATLGIALAANTAMIVLAQFVVLRLVERRRRSRVIALVGVIWAVAWVAAGASGLVHGTQAAATALLITTYALFGVGETMLSPTVAPLVADLAPRRLVGQYNSAFALVKQLALAVGPAVGGLLAAVGAYGVYIVMLVGCSLMVSLLALWLGRRLTVAQDRPYRSLVVAGSSGQQHTAETGKDMSAGLIAEERAPRATVRVG, encoded by the coding sequence ATGGGCGCTGCGCTGCGCCGGATCCAGTTCGGGAACGCCCTCGCGGCGTTCGGCAACGGCTTCACCGCGCCGTTCCTGTTCGTGTACGCGTCCCGCGTGCGAGGCCTGGGCGACGGCACTGCCGGCGCTGTGCTGGCGGTGTTCGCCGTCGTCGCGCTCGTGGTGCTTCCGTTCACGGGGCGGGTGATCGACCGGCGGGGGCCGATGCCTGTGGCCTTCGTGGGTTCGGCCTTCGGCATGGTCGGTGCGCTGGGGTTCGGCATATCCGAGAGCGCGGCCTCTGCCCTGGCCTCGTCGGCGCTCATGGGAGCGGGGGTGGCTGTTCTGCAGCCCGCACTCGCAACCATGATCGTTTCGTGCTCGACGACCGTGACTCGTTCGCGCGCGTTCGCGACGCAGTTCTTCCTGAACAACCTCGGCCTGGGTGTCGGCGGGCTCCTCGGAGGGCTGATGGTCGATGAGCACCGTCCGGCCACTTTCACGCTGCTGTTCGTCATCGAGGCCGCCATGTTCGTCGTGCTCGCGACGGTGCTGGCGACTGTCCGGCTCCCGCTCCCCCGAACAGGTGAGATGGACGCCCACGCCGCGGCGGCGCGCGAGTCGGCGGGCGGCAACTGGTCGGTGCTGCTGCGGGACCGGCCGATGGTGCTGCTGTGCGTGCTCGGCTTTGTGCTGTTCTTCGCCTGCTACGGCCAGTTCGAGTCGGGGTTGTCGGCGTACGCGGTGGAGGTCACTCGAATATCGACGGCGACGCTGGGCATCGCACTCGCTGCCAACACAGCCATGATTGTCCTGGCGCAGTTCGTGGTCCTGCGGCTGGTTGAGCGCCGGCGGCGAAGCCGGGTCATCGCTCTGGTCGGTGTCATTTGGGCCGTGGCCTGGGTGGCTGCCGGTGCCTCCGGTCTGGTTCACGGGACGCAGGCGGCGGCGACTGCGCTGCTCATCACGACGTACGCGCTCTTCGGGGTCGGCGAGACCATGCTGTCGCCGACGGTTGCGCCCCTGGTGGCCGACTTGGCCCCGAGGCGGCTCGTCGGCCAGTACAACTCGGCGTTCGCGCTGGTGAAGCAGCTGGCTCTGGCCGTGGGTCCGGCTGTTGGCGGGCTGCTGGCTGCCGTCGGCGCGTACGGGGTCTACATCGTGATGCTGGTGGGCTGCTCTCTGATGGTGAGCCTGCTCGCGCTGTGGCTGGGCCGGCGCCTGACGGTCGCGCAGGACCGGCCGTACCGGTCCCTCGTGGTTGCGGGCAGCAGCGGTCAGCAGCACACGGCCGAAACAGGAAAGGACATGTCGGCGGGCCTCATAGCTGAAGAGCGCGCGCCACGGGCCACGGTCCGCGTGGGCTGA